In Anaerolineae bacterium, a genomic segment contains:
- a CDS encoding class I SAM-dependent methyltransferase, which produces MNPREYEIMYQLEDEHWWYQAIHQLIFSTLTRLHQAQGQPDWLILDGGCGTGAIAHQLKQFGQVRAVDLSGLALHFSQRRGLQGQLAQASITAIPMPANTFDLAVSIDVMCSVPNDRQALVEFHRVLKPGGFLLLNLPALRWLKGQHDLAVHILHRYAPKPLKTQLKQQGFTVEKISFANSLLFPLVAPYRVATNWLLADEDDTPRSDVFMPPKLMNHILGWVMKQESRLIPRFSLPIGMSLFVMARKHKAVNELASKPSAQ; this is translated from the coding sequence ATGAATCCGCGCGAATATGAAATAATGTACCAGCTTGAAGATGAACATTGGTGGTATCAGGCCATCCACCAACTCATCTTTTCTACTCTGACCCGCCTGCACCAAGCTCAGGGGCAACCCGATTGGTTGATTTTGGACGGCGGCTGCGGTACAGGCGCTATCGCCCACCAACTCAAACAGTTTGGGCAGGTCAGGGCCGTTGACCTGTCGGGCCTGGCCTTACACTTTAGCCAACGGCGCGGCTTGCAGGGACAACTGGCCCAGGCTTCAATTACCGCCATACCCATGCCCGCCAACACTTTTGACCTGGCCGTTTCTATTGACGTGATGTGCTCCGTGCCAAACGACCGGCAGGCTCTGGTCGAATTTCACCGGGTGCTCAAACCGGGCGGATTTTTACTCTTGAATCTCCCGGCCCTGAGATGGTTAAAAGGGCAACACGATCTGGCGGTACATATTCTTCACCGTTACGCGCCCAAACCCTTAAAAACTCAACTCAAGCAACAGGGGTTTACCGTTGAAAAAATCTCTTTTGCCAACTCCTTGTTATTCCCGCTTGTTGCGCCCTATCGCGTGGCTACTAACTGGCTGCTGGCTGATGAAGACGATACGCCCCGCTCCGATGTTTTCATGCCGCCCAAGTTGATGAACCATATCCTGGGTTGGGTGATGAAACAAGAGTCGCGTTTGATTCCGCGTTTTAGTTTGCCTATCGGCATGTCGCTGTTTGTGATGGCCCGCAAGCATAAAGCCGTCAATGAGTTGGCTTCAAAACCTTCAGCCCAATGA
- a CDS encoding glycosyltransferase family 2 protein has product MKRPSISVFFPAYNDAGTIPSMVITAILTLRELSDDYEVIVVNDASKDHTGELLAELARRYDCVRIVTHPQNKGYGGALRSGFAHATKELVFYTDGDAQYDPRELKLLMPVLTAEIDLVNGYKISRNDPLHRIIIGRIYQHFVRLAFGLKLRDPDCDFRIMRRSIFDKVKLESDSGVICVEMMKKIGDNGFRIAEAPVHHYHRAYGHSQFFNFRRLFRVAVDLTKLWFRLVVKKEHLQTDFVAPSVRISNQ; this is encoded by the coding sequence ATGAAACGTCCCAGCATTTCTGTTTTTTTCCCGGCCTATAACGATGCCGGCACCATCCCCAGCATGGTCATCACCGCCATTCTCACCTTGCGTGAGCTGAGCGACGATTACGAAGTGATTGTCGTCAATGACGCCAGTAAAGACCATACCGGCGAATTATTGGCCGAGTTAGCCCGCCGGTACGACTGCGTGCGCATTGTCACCCACCCCCAAAACAAAGGTTACGGCGGGGCGTTACGCAGCGGTTTTGCCCACGCCACCAAAGAGTTAGTTTTTTATACGGATGGCGATGCCCAGTACGACCCGCGCGAGTTAAAACTGCTGATGCCGGTCCTCACCGCCGAAATTGATCTGGTCAACGGTTACAAAATCTCGCGCAACGACCCCCTTCACCGCATTATTATTGGTAGAATTTACCAGCATTTTGTGCGCCTGGCCTTTGGCCTCAAATTACGCGACCCCGATTGTGATTTCCGCATCATGCGCCGCTCAATTTTTGATAAAGTCAAATTAGAATCAGACAGCGGCGTGATTTGTGTGGAAATGATGAAAAAAATCGGCGATAACGGTTTTCGCATTGCCGAGGCGCCGGTGCATCATTATCACCGGGCTTACGGCCACTCTCAATTCTTTAATTTCCGGCGCTTATTTCGGGTGGCGGTGGATTTAACCAAATTATGGTTTCGGCTGGTGGTCAAAAAAGAGCATCTGCAAACAGATTTTGTGGCGCCCTCGGTAAGGATTTCCAATCAATGA
- a CDS encoding NAD-dependent epimerase/dehydratase family protein, whose protein sequence is MATDKLAANYLTCFNNKQVMITGGLGFIGSNLARRLVELGARVLLVDSLIPDYGGNLFNIHDLKDRVQVNIADIRDEYGLRYLVRDQNYIFNLAGQVSHLDSMTDPFTDLEINVRAQLSLLEACRHHNPTVKIVFASTRQIYGRPDYLPLDEQHLLHPPDVNGVNKMAGEWYHTVYHRVYGLHTVSLRLTNTYGPGQLMKHNRQGFIGWFIRLAVLGQEIQIFGDGEQRRDLNFVEDVVEALLRAAASPQSQGQVYNLGCNQPITLKALAELLIEIAGQGSYRLIPFPPERKRIDVGDVYCAYARIQAQLGWQPTTPLRAGLARTIAYYRQYGEHYWS, encoded by the coding sequence ATGGCGACTGACAAATTAGCTGCTAACTATTTGACCTGCTTCAATAATAAACAAGTGATGATTACCGGCGGCCTGGGCTTTATCGGCTCAAACCTGGCCCGGCGATTGGTGGAATTGGGGGCCAGGGTGCTGCTGGTCGACTCGCTCATCCCCGATTACGGCGGCAACCTGTTCAATATCCACGACCTCAAAGACCGGGTCCAGGTCAACATTGCCGACATCCGCGACGAGTATGGGCTGCGTTACCTGGTTCGTGATCAAAACTACATTTTCAATTTGGCCGGACAGGTGAGCCATCTGGATAGTATGACCGATCCCTTTACCGATCTGGAGATTAATGTGCGGGCGCAACTCTCTTTGCTGGAGGCGTGTCGCCATCATAACCCTACGGTCAAAATTGTGTTTGCCAGCACCCGCCAAATTTACGGCCGGCCGGATTACCTGCCCCTGGACGAACAACATCTGCTCCACCCGCCCGACGTTAATGGGGTCAACAAAATGGCCGGGGAGTGGTATCACACCGTTTACCATCGGGTGTACGGCCTGCACACGGTTTCGTTGCGTTTGACCAACACCTATGGCCCCGGCCAATTGATGAAACATAACCGCCAGGGTTTTATCGGCTGGTTCATTCGTTTGGCCGTCTTGGGCCAGGAAATCCAGATTTTTGGCGACGGCGAACAACGCCGCGACCTTAACTTTGTGGAAGATGTGGTTGAGGCCTTGTTACGCGCCGCGGCCAGCCCCCAGAGCCAGGGCCAGGTTTATAACCTGGGCTGCAACCAGCCCATCACCTTGAAAGCTTTGGCCGAGCTGCTCATAGAAATAGCCGGGCAGGGTAGTTATCGCTTGATCCCCTTTCCACCGGAACGCAAACGCATTGATGTGGGCGACGTGTACTGCGCTTATGCCCGCATCCAGGCTCAGTTGGGCTGGCAACCAACCACTCCCCTCCGCGCGGGATTGGCCCGCACCATTGCTTATTACCGCCAATACGGCGAGCATTATTGGAGCTAA
- a CDS encoding DegT/DnrJ/EryC1/StrS family aminotransferase encodes MPVPSVNLAQQYQSLRAEIDAAVQRVLAGGWYILGKETAAFEAEFAAYVGVGHAIGVASGTDAITLALQAVGVNPGDEVITVSHTAVATVAAIELTGARPVFVDIDPVTFTMNPAQVEAAVSPRTQAIVPVHLYGHPANLEAILTVARQHRLAVVEDCAQAHGARYRGQMVGSFGDAAAFSFYPTKNLGAAGDGGIIVTNRADVAEQTRLLRQYGWAERYVSQVRGTNSRLDEMQAAILRVKLRHLETWNKRRRELAADYTTLLAHTHLTLPHPVGDVTHVYHLYVVRSQERDKLLTDLREQGLGAQIHYPVPVHLQPAYAGLGFRPGSLPETERAAQEVLSLPLYPEMSQTALEMVCERIQQR; translated from the coding sequence TTGCCGGTCCCTTCTGTAAACCTTGCCCAACAATACCAATCTCTCCGGGCCGAGATAGACGCAGCCGTTCAGCGCGTGTTGGCCGGAGGCTGGTATATTTTGGGCAAAGAAACGGCTGCCTTTGAAGCGGAATTCGCCGCCTACGTGGGCGTAGGGCACGCCATTGGAGTAGCCTCCGGCACCGACGCGATCACGCTGGCTTTGCAAGCCGTGGGCGTAAACCCCGGAGACGAAGTAATTACGGTCAGCCATACCGCCGTGGCCACGGTCGCGGCCATAGAGCTGACCGGGGCGCGCCCTGTTTTTGTTGACATTGATCCGGTCACGTTTACCATGAATCCGGCCCAAGTGGAGGCAGCCGTTTCGCCCCGCACCCAGGCTATCGTGCCGGTCCATCTGTACGGCCACCCGGCCAACCTTGAGGCAATTTTGACCGTGGCCCGCCAACACCGCCTGGCGGTAGTGGAAGACTGCGCCCAGGCGCATGGTGCGCGGTATCGCGGGCAAATGGTTGGTTCTTTTGGCGACGCCGCCGCTTTCAGCTTTTATCCTACCAAAAACCTGGGCGCGGCAGGCGACGGCGGCATCATTGTCACCAACCGCGCCGACGTGGCCGAACAGACGCGCTTGCTGCGCCAGTACGGCTGGGCGGAACGATACGTGAGCCAGGTTAGAGGCACTAACAGCCGGCTTGACGAAATGCAGGCGGCCATTCTACGGGTTAAACTCCGCCACCTGGAAACATGGAACAAACGACGCCGAGAATTGGCCGCTGATTATACTACCCTGCTGGCCCATACCCATTTAACCTTGCCCCACCCGGTGGGCGATGTGACACACGTTTATCATCTCTACGTGGTGCGGAGTCAAGAGAGAGACAAATTATTAACCGACCTGCGCGAGCAAGGCCTTGGCGCGCAAATCCACTATCCTGTGCCGGTCCACCTTCAGCCGGCTTACGCCGGTCTGGGTTTTAGGCCGGGCAGCCTGCCCGAAACAGAACGAGCCGCCCAAGAGGTTTTATCCCTCCCCCTATACCCGGAAATGAGCCAAACGGCCCTGGAAATGGTTTGTGAAAGAATTCAACAAAGGTAA